A window of Cryptomeria japonica chromosome 3, Sugi_1.0, whole genome shotgun sequence contains these coding sequences:
- the LOC131047869 gene encoding magnesium transporter MRS2-1 isoform X2 gives MSDVKEPLLPPRPYVVAEAPHRSTIPGRPLFQGLDFLGLKKRGQGVRSWIRIDTSGNYEVLEVDKVTIMKRCDLPARDLRLLDPLFVYPSTILGRERAIVVNLEQIRCIITADEVLLLNSLDSYVLQYVAELQKRLHIKNDMVGNIWHSREQGSSRFPLQSARQESTIDALSNMGQARQKRSIAQADFFNGSSADDLPFEFRALEIALEAACTFLETQATELEIEAYPVLDELTSKISTLNLERVRRLKSRLVALTRRVQKVRDEIEQLMDDDGDMAEMYLTEKKERMEATYFRDHNLYGYNSVGAGFSVSAPVSPACSPTDSSKLERTVSLVRSRHESMKDSENNDEHIQELEMLLEAYFVVIDSTLNKLTSEYHSGTDATFGHLNLDLHLENPMTLLFEHSPFDFSGELLVVNVNFFSFCLSGH, from the exons atgtcaGATGTGAAAGAACCCCTTCTCCCACCACGCCCTTATGTTGTTGCAGAAGCACCTCATCGATCCACCATTCCTGGTAGGCCATTGTTTCAAGGACTAGACTTCTTAGGACTTAAAAAGCGAGGGCAGGGTGTTCGCTCCTGGATACGGATAGATACAAGTGGGAATTATGAAGTTTTGGAGGTTGACAAAGTAACCATAATGAAACGCTGTGATTTACCTGCAAGGGATCTTCGTCTTTTGGATCCATTGTTTGTGTATCCTTCAACAATTTTAGGTCGGGAGAGAGCAATTGTTGTAAATCTAGAACAGATAAGGTGCATTATCACAGCTGATGAGGTGCTGCTGTTGAATTCTTTGGATAGCTATGTGTTGCAGTATGTAGCAGAGCTGCAAAAGCGTTTGCATATTAAAAATGATATGGTTGGCAATATTTGGCATTCTCGTGAACAAGGGAGCTCGAGATTTCCATTACAGTCAGCCAGGCAAGAATCAACTATTGATGCCTTATCTAACATGGGACAGGCAAGGCAAAAAAGATCTATTGCTCAGGCTGATTTTTTCAATGGTTCATCTGCAGACGACTTGCCATTTGAATTCAGGGCGTTGGAGATTGCATTGGAGGCAGCTTGCACATTTCTAGAAACCCAG GCAACTGAACTGGAAATAGAAGCATATCCCGTATTGGATGAATTGACATCTAAGATCAGCACATTGAACTTAGAGCGTGTTAGGAGATTGAAAAGCAGGCTTGTAGCTCTGACTCGTAGGGTCCAAAAG GTACGAGATGAGATAGAGCAGCTTATGGATGATGATGGGGATATGGCTGAGATGTATTTGACTGAGAAGAAGGAGCGCATGGAAGCTACATATTTTAGAGATCACAATTTATATGGTTATAATTCTGTTGGGGCTGGCTTTTCAGTATCAGCTCCTGTTTCTCCTGCATGTTCTCCCACAGATTCTTCAAAGCTGGAAAGGACTGTCAGCTTGGTGCGTAGCAGGCATGAAAGCATGAAGGATTCCGAAAACAATGATGAACATATTCAAGAGCTGGAGATGCTACTCGAAGCCTACTTTGTGGTAATTGACAGCACTCTCAACAAGTTAACATCG GAATACCACAGCGGCACAGATGCCACTTTTGGGCATTTGAACCTGGATCTCCATCTTGAGAACCCTATGACCTTGCTATTTGAGCATAGCCCCTTTGACTTTTCTGGAGAGTTGTTAGTGGTCAATGTTAATTTTTTCTCATTTTGTTTGTCAGGGCATTAG
- the LOC131047869 gene encoding magnesium transporter MRS2-1 isoform X1 — protein sequence MSDVKEPLLPPRPYVVAEAPHRSTIPGRPLFQGLDFLGLKKRGQGVRSWIRIDTSGNYEVLEVDKVTIMKRCDLPARDLRLLDPLFVYPSTILGRERAIVVNLEQIRCIITADEVLLLNSLDSYVLQYVAELQKRLHIKNDMVGNIWHSREQGSSRFPLQSARQESTIDALSNMGQARQKRSIAQADFFNGSSADDLPFEFRALEIALEAACTFLETQATELEIEAYPVLDELTSKISTLNLERVRRLKSRLVALTRRVQKVRDEIEQLMDDDGDMAEMYLTEKKERMEATYFRDHNLYGYNSVGAGFSVSAPVSPACSPTDSSKLERTVSLVRSRHESMKDSENNDEHIQELEMLLEAYFVVIDSTLNKLTSLKEYIDDTEDFINIQLDNVRNQLIQFELLLTTATFVVAIFGVVAGVFGMNIPIALFDEPSAFKWVIIITGASGLLIFVLFLWYFKHRRLMPL from the exons atgtcaGATGTGAAAGAACCCCTTCTCCCACCACGCCCTTATGTTGTTGCAGAAGCACCTCATCGATCCACCATTCCTGGTAGGCCATTGTTTCAAGGACTAGACTTCTTAGGACTTAAAAAGCGAGGGCAGGGTGTTCGCTCCTGGATACGGATAGATACAAGTGGGAATTATGAAGTTTTGGAGGTTGACAAAGTAACCATAATGAAACGCTGTGATTTACCTGCAAGGGATCTTCGTCTTTTGGATCCATTGTTTGTGTATCCTTCAACAATTTTAGGTCGGGAGAGAGCAATTGTTGTAAATCTAGAACAGATAAGGTGCATTATCACAGCTGATGAGGTGCTGCTGTTGAATTCTTTGGATAGCTATGTGTTGCAGTATGTAGCAGAGCTGCAAAAGCGTTTGCATATTAAAAATGATATGGTTGGCAATATTTGGCATTCTCGTGAACAAGGGAGCTCGAGATTTCCATTACAGTCAGCCAGGCAAGAATCAACTATTGATGCCTTATCTAACATGGGACAGGCAAGGCAAAAAAGATCTATTGCTCAGGCTGATTTTTTCAATGGTTCATCTGCAGACGACTTGCCATTTGAATTCAGGGCGTTGGAGATTGCATTGGAGGCAGCTTGCACATTTCTAGAAACCCAG GCAACTGAACTGGAAATAGAAGCATATCCCGTATTGGATGAATTGACATCTAAGATCAGCACATTGAACTTAGAGCGTGTTAGGAGATTGAAAAGCAGGCTTGTAGCTCTGACTCGTAGGGTCCAAAAG GTACGAGATGAGATAGAGCAGCTTATGGATGATGATGGGGATATGGCTGAGATGTATTTGACTGAGAAGAAGGAGCGCATGGAAGCTACATATTTTAGAGATCACAATTTATATGGTTATAATTCTGTTGGGGCTGGCTTTTCAGTATCAGCTCCTGTTTCTCCTGCATGTTCTCCCACAGATTCTTCAAAGCTGGAAAGGACTGTCAGCTTGGTGCGTAGCAGGCATGAAAGCATGAAGGATTCCGAAAACAATGATGAACATATTCAAGAGCTGGAGATGCTACTCGAAGCCTACTTTGTGGTAATTGACAGCACTCTCAACAAGTTAACATCG CTGAAGGAGTACATTGATGATACAGAGGATTTTATAAATATTCAACTG GATAATGTTCGGAACCAGTTGATACAATTTGAGCTATTGCTCACAACAGCGACTTTTGTTGTTGCTATATTTGGAGTTGTGGCAGGAGTCTTTGGCATGAATATCCCAATTGCTCTGTTTGATGAACCTTCTGCTTTCAAATGGGTTATTATAATAACTGGGGCTTCTGGGCTGCtaatttttgtcttgtttttatgGTATTTCAAGCATCGAAGGTTGATGCCACTGTAA
- the LOC131047869 gene encoding magnesium transporter MRS2-B isoform X3 — translation MIWLAIFGILVNKGARDFHYSQPDDLPFEFRALEIALEAACTFLETQATELEIEAYPVLDELTSKISTLNLERVRRLKSRLVALTRRVQKVRDEIEQLMDDDGDMAEMYLTEKKERMEATYFRDHNLYGYNSVGAGFSVSAPVSPACSPTDSSKLERTVSLVRSRHESMKDSENNDEHIQELEMLLEAYFVVIDSTLNKLTSLKEYIDDTEDFINIQLDNVRNQLIQFELLLTTATFVVAIFGVVAGVFGMNIPIALFDEPSAFKWVIIITGASGLLIFVLFLWYFKHRRLMPL, via the exons ATGATATGGTTGGCAATATTTGGCATTCTCGTGAACAAGGGAGCTCGAGATTTCCATTACAGTCAGCCAG ACGACTTGCCATTTGAATTCAGGGCGTTGGAGATTGCATTGGAGGCAGCTTGCACATTTCTAGAAACCCAG GCAACTGAACTGGAAATAGAAGCATATCCCGTATTGGATGAATTGACATCTAAGATCAGCACATTGAACTTAGAGCGTGTTAGGAGATTGAAAAGCAGGCTTGTAGCTCTGACTCGTAGGGTCCAAAAG GTACGAGATGAGATAGAGCAGCTTATGGATGATGATGGGGATATGGCTGAGATGTATTTGACTGAGAAGAAGGAGCGCATGGAAGCTACATATTTTAGAGATCACAATTTATATGGTTATAATTCTGTTGGGGCTGGCTTTTCAGTATCAGCTCCTGTTTCTCCTGCATGTTCTCCCACAGATTCTTCAAAGCTGGAAAGGACTGTCAGCTTGGTGCGTAGCAGGCATGAAAGCATGAAGGATTCCGAAAACAATGATGAACATATTCAAGAGCTGGAGATGCTACTCGAAGCCTACTTTGTGGTAATTGACAGCACTCTCAACAAGTTAACATCG CTGAAGGAGTACATTGATGATACAGAGGATTTTATAAATATTCAACTG GATAATGTTCGGAACCAGTTGATACAATTTGAGCTATTGCTCACAACAGCGACTTTTGTTGTTGCTATATTTGGAGTTGTGGCAGGAGTCTTTGGCATGAATATCCCAATTGCTCTGTTTGATGAACCTTCTGCTTTCAAATGGGTTATTATAATAACTGGGGCTTCTGGGCTGCtaatttttgtcttgtttttatgGTATTTCAAGCATCGAAGGTTGATGCCACTGTAA